One stretch of Manis pentadactyla isolate mManPen7 chromosome 10, mManPen7.hap1, whole genome shotgun sequence DNA includes these proteins:
- the IL21R gene encoding interleukin-21 receptor isoform X2 — protein MLRVCAAPVVLLVLQGAWGCLDLACYTDYFQTITCILQTWAVHPGTLTLTWQDPYGELEDEVTSCHLHRSTHNTTHTKYMCHMDVFPFMADDIFNVNMTDRSGNNSQECNSFILAESIKPSPPCNVTVTFSGSYNISWSSDYDSYNFYALKGKLQYELQYRKLGDPWALSPGRKLISEDSRSISLLALEFRQGSSYELRVRAGPQPGSSFQGTWSEWSNPVIFHIQPEEMKGDRRAYLLYLLLLILPPVLVFLGLKIHLPWRLWKKVVQVPSPEQFFQSLYVRHSGDFKKWVGTPFTASSLELRPRSPEVPSALEVYSCCPPWSAAKALGPVGLSEPAELVEADGMPEPGSWGAAPSTTGSVGSSAYSQERDRPYGLVSIDTVTVVDAEGPCVWPCTCGDDGYPALNLNTSLEAGPGTEDPLLGMGATVLSCGCVSASGLAGLGGPLGSLLDRLTLPLEDEVGWAPGPLWGGGLPRGVSDSEAGSPPAGLDMDTFDSGFAGSDCDSPVECDFTSPREEGPPRSYLRQWVVMAPPPVGPEPQAT, from the exons CCTGGGGTTGCTTAGACCTCGCCTGCTACACTGATTACTTCCAGACCATCACCTGCATCCTGCAGACATGGGCCGTCCACCCTGGCACACTCACCCTCACCTG GCAAGACCCGTATGGAGAACTGGAGGACGAGGTCACATCCTGCCACCTCCACCGGTCCACGCACAACACCACGCATACAAAGTACATGTGTCACATGGATGTGTTCCCCTTCATGGCTGATGACATTTTCAATGTCAATATGACGGACCGGTCTGGCAATAACTCCCAGGAATGCAACAGCTTTATCCTGGCCGAGAGCA TCAAGCCATCTCCCCCTTGCAACGTAACTGTGACCTTCTCAGGAAGTTATAACATCTCCTGGAGCTCCGATTACGATTCCTACAATTTCTACGCGCTGAAGGGCAAGCTTCAGTATGAGCTGCAGTACAGGAAGCTGGGAGACCCCTGGGCTCTG AGTCCAGGAAGAAAGCTGATCTCTGAGGACTCCAGAAGCATCTCTCTCCTCGCCTTGGAGTTCCGCCAGGGCTCAAGCTATGAGCTGCGGGTGAGGGCAGGGCCTCAGCCCGGCTCCTCCTTCCAGGGGACCTGGAGTGAGTGGAGTAACCCAGTCATCTTTCACATCCAGCCGGAAG AGATGAAGGGAGACCGGCGTGCTTACCTGCTGTACCTCCTTCTGCTCATCCTTCCCCCAGTCCTTGTCTTCTTAGGCCTGAAGATCCATCTGCCTTGGAG gctgtggaagAAGGTGGTGCAGGTGCCCAGCCCAGAACAGTTCTTCCAGTCCCTCTACGTGAGACACAGTGGAGACTTCAAG AAATGGGTGGGCACTCCCTTCACTGCCTCCAGCCTGGAGCTGAGACCCAGGAGCCCAGAGGTGCCCTCAGCCCTGGAGGTGTACAGTTGCTGCCCCCCGTGGAGTGCAGCCAAGGCACTGGGGCCTGTGGGGCTGTCAGAGCCTGCAGAGCTGGTGGAGGCTGACGGCATGCCTGAGCCGGGCTCCTGGGGTGCAGCCCCCTCCACCACAGGCAGTGTGGGCAGCTCGGCGTACAGCCAGGAGAGGGACCGCCCGTACGGCCTGGTATCCATCGACACGGTGACTGTGGTAGACGCAGAGGGGCCGTGTGTCTGGCCCTGTACCTGTGGGGATGATGGCTATCCAGCCCTGAACCTGAACACCAGCCTGGAGGCTGGTCCAGGCACTGAGGACCCGCTCTTGGGCATGGGGGCCACGGTCCTGTCCTGTGGCTGTGTCTCAGCCAGTGGTCTTGCTGGGCTGGGAGGTCCCCTGGGTAGCCTCCTAGACAGGCTGACACTGCCCCTTGAAGATGAAGTAGGTTGGGCCCCGGGGCCGCTCTGGGGTGGTGGGCTGCCCCGAGGGGTGTCTGACAGTGAAGCAGGCTCACCCCCAGCCGGCCTGGACATGGACACGTTTGACAGTGGCTTTGCAGGCTCTGACTGTGACAGCCCCGTGGAGTGTGACTTCACCAGCCCCAGGGAGGAAGGGCCCCCCCGGAGCTACCTCCGCCAGTGGGTGGTCATGGCCCCTCCCCCTGTGGGACCTGAGCCCCAAGCCACGTAG
- the IL21R gene encoding interleukin-21 receptor isoform X1, giving the protein MCHMDVFPFMADDIFNVNMTDRSGNNSQECNSFILAESIKPSPPCNVTVTFSGSYNISWSSDYDSYNFYALKGKLQYELQYRKLGDPWALSPGRKLISEDSRSISLLALEFRQGSSYELRVRAGPQPGSSFQGTWSEWSNPVIFHIQPEEMKGDRRAYLLYLLLLILPPVLVFLGLKIHLPWRLWKKVVQVPSPEQFFQSLYVRHSGDFKKWVGTPFTASSLELRPRSPEVPSALEVYSCCPPWSAAKALGPVGLSEPAELVEADGMPEPGSWGAAPSTTGSVGSSAYSQERDRPYGLVSIDTVTVVDAEGPCVWPCTCGDDGYPALNLNTSLEAGPGTEDPLLGMGATVLSCGCVSASGLAGLGGPLGSLLDRLTLPLEDEVGWAPGPLWGGGLPRGVSDSEAGSPPAGLDMDTFDSGFAGSDCDSPVECDFTSPREEGPPRSYLRQWVVMAPPPVGPEPQAT; this is encoded by the exons ATGTGTCACATGGATGTGTTCCCCTTCATGGCTGATGACATTTTCAATGTCAATATGACGGACCGGTCTGGCAATAACTCCCAGGAATGCAACAGCTTTATCCTGGCCGAGAGCA TCAAGCCATCTCCCCCTTGCAACGTAACTGTGACCTTCTCAGGAAGTTATAACATCTCCTGGAGCTCCGATTACGATTCCTACAATTTCTACGCGCTGAAGGGCAAGCTTCAGTATGAGCTGCAGTACAGGAAGCTGGGAGACCCCTGGGCTCTG AGTCCAGGAAGAAAGCTGATCTCTGAGGACTCCAGAAGCATCTCTCTCCTCGCCTTGGAGTTCCGCCAGGGCTCAAGCTATGAGCTGCGGGTGAGGGCAGGGCCTCAGCCCGGCTCCTCCTTCCAGGGGACCTGGAGTGAGTGGAGTAACCCAGTCATCTTTCACATCCAGCCGGAAG AGATGAAGGGAGACCGGCGTGCTTACCTGCTGTACCTCCTTCTGCTCATCCTTCCCCCAGTCCTTGTCTTCTTAGGCCTGAAGATCCATCTGCCTTGGAG gctgtggaagAAGGTGGTGCAGGTGCCCAGCCCAGAACAGTTCTTCCAGTCCCTCTACGTGAGACACAGTGGAGACTTCAAG AAATGGGTGGGCACTCCCTTCACTGCCTCCAGCCTGGAGCTGAGACCCAGGAGCCCAGAGGTGCCCTCAGCCCTGGAGGTGTACAGTTGCTGCCCCCCGTGGAGTGCAGCCAAGGCACTGGGGCCTGTGGGGCTGTCAGAGCCTGCAGAGCTGGTGGAGGCTGACGGCATGCCTGAGCCGGGCTCCTGGGGTGCAGCCCCCTCCACCACAGGCAGTGTGGGCAGCTCGGCGTACAGCCAGGAGAGGGACCGCCCGTACGGCCTGGTATCCATCGACACGGTGACTGTGGTAGACGCAGAGGGGCCGTGTGTCTGGCCCTGTACCTGTGGGGATGATGGCTATCCAGCCCTGAACCTGAACACCAGCCTGGAGGCTGGTCCAGGCACTGAGGACCCGCTCTTGGGCATGGGGGCCACGGTCCTGTCCTGTGGCTGTGTCTCAGCCAGTGGTCTTGCTGGGCTGGGAGGTCCCCTGGGTAGCCTCCTAGACAGGCTGACACTGCCCCTTGAAGATGAAGTAGGTTGGGCCCCGGGGCCGCTCTGGGGTGGTGGGCTGCCCCGAGGGGTGTCTGACAGTGAAGCAGGCTCACCCCCAGCCGGCCTGGACATGGACACGTTTGACAGTGGCTTTGCAGGCTCTGACTGTGACAGCCCCGTGGAGTGTGACTTCACCAGCCCCAGGGAGGAAGGGCCCCCCCGGAGCTACCTCCGCCAGTGGGTGGTCATGGCCCCTCCCCCTGTGGGACCTGAGCCCCAAGCCACGTAG